A window of Numenius arquata chromosome 6, bNumArq3.hap1.1, whole genome shotgun sequence contains these coding sequences:
- the FKBP3 gene encoding peptidyl-prolyl cis-trans isomerase FKBP3, which translates to MAAAAASPAQPWSAEELRSEALPKKDIIKFLQEHAAQAFLAEHKLLGQVKNVAKTANKEQLIAAYTQLFHTQRFKGTDGAEKAAEKAKPAKAEEAKGKAAKPEEAVEEGPPKYTKSILKKGDKTNFPKKGDTVHCWYTGKLQDGTVFDTNIQTSSKKKKAAKPLSFKVGVGKVIRGWDEALLTMSKGEKAQLEIEPEWAYGKKGQPDAKIPPNAKLFFEVELVDIE; encoded by the exons ATGGCGGCGGCCGCGGCTAGTCCGGCGCAGCCCTGGAGCGCTGAGGAGCTGCGGAGCGAGGCGCTGCCCAAGAAGGATATCATCAAGTTCCTTCAGGAGCATGCAGCCCAGGCG TTCCTGGCGGAGCACAAGCTGCTGGGGCAGGTGAAGAACGTGGCCAAGACGGCCAACAAGGAGCAGCTCATCGCGGCCTACACGCAGCTCTTCCACACGCAg CGGTTCAAGGGCACGGACGGCGCAGAGAAGGCGGCGGAGAAGGCGAAGCCTGCCAAGGCGGAGGAGGCCAAGGGCAAGGCAGCGAAGCCCGAGGAGGCCGTGGAAGAG GGACCGCCAAAGTAtacaaaatccattttaaaaaagggtgATAAAACCAACTTCCCGAAGAAAGGGGACACTGTTCACTGCTGGTACACAGGGAAACTACAGGACGGGACAGTCTTCGATACCAATATTCAAACAA gttcaaagaagaaaaaagcagccaAACCTTTAAGTTTCAAAGTTGGCGTAGGAAAAGTAATCCGGGGG TGGGATGAAGCTCTCCTAACAATGAGCAAAGGAGAGAAGGCTCAACTGGAGATCGAACCCGAGTGGGCATACGGCAAGAAAGGGCAGCCCGATGCTAA GATTCCGCCAAACGCAAAGCTTTTCTTTGAAGTGGAGTTGGTGGATATTGAATGA